The region GACCGCATCGGTGTTTCCATGATTGAGGAAGCTGAAAAACGCGGTGACTTAAAGCCGGGTGCTACTGTGGTGGAACCGACCAGCGGCAACACCGGAATCGGACTGGCTTTTGTCTGCGCTGTGAAGGGTTATAAACTGGTGCTGACCATGCCGGAATCCATGAGTCAGGAACGCAAGGACCTGCTCAAAGGATTCGGCGCTGAGCTCGTGCTGACCCCCGCGGCCAAAGGCATGACCGGAGCGGTGAATAAAGCCAAAGAGATTGCGGACGCTAACCCGGATGCATTCCTGCCCCTGCAATTTGCAAACAGCGATAATCCACTTGCCCACCGTAATAAAACCGTAAACGAAATCTGGGACGATACTGACGGCAAAATTGATATTTTCGTAGCCGGAGTCGGCACCGGAGGTACTCTCACCGGAGTCGGGGAAGAGCTTAAGAAACGCAACCCAGCCATTAAGGTTGTTGCGGTTGAACCGGAAAAGTCTCCGGTCCTGTCCGGGGGATCCGGCGGTCCGCACGGGATTCAGGGCATCGGGGCAGGTTTTGTTCCCGAAGTTCTGAATACGGATGTGATTGACGAAGTTGCAAAGGTCAAGGACGAAGACGGTATCTCCATGGCCCGCAGACTTATGCAGGAAGAAGGAATTTTATGCGGAATCTCAGCCGGGGCAGCGGCCCATGCGGCAATCGAGATTGCGAAAAGAAAAGAAAACAAGGACAAGCTGGTGGTGTTTGTGGTTCCCGATACCGGAGAACGTTATTTAAGCACCGCTCTGTTCAAGGACTGAGGTCGAGATAATGGTTAGTAAAGACGCCAGCACTATGCTGACGAAGGTTGTGGACACCCTGTGTGAGGAAGAGTCATACAAGACAGTATATCATATGCCTGAGCATGACCGCCCAATGCCTTCCATT is a window of Maridesulfovibrio sp. DNA encoding:
- the cysK gene encoding cysteine synthase A; translation: MNIHENMISLVGGTPLVKLNKVNEGCVANVVAKLEFFNPCSSVKDRIGVSMIEEAEKRGDLKPGATVVEPTSGNTGIGLAFVCAVKGYKLVLTMPESMSQERKDLLKGFGAELVLTPAAKGMTGAVNKAKEIADANPDAFLPLQFANSDNPLAHRNKTVNEIWDDTDGKIDIFVAGVGTGGTLTGVGEELKKRNPAIKVVAVEPEKSPVLSGGSGGPHGIQGIGAGFVPEVLNTDVIDEVAKVKDEDGISMARRLMQEEGILCGISAGAAAHAAIEIAKRKENKDKLVVFVVPDTGERYLSTALFKD